A portion of the Pedobacter cryoconitis genome contains these proteins:
- a CDS encoding phosphoenolpyruvate carboxylase — MTQKLRVTGPRESIFNNEVVSRFELYNSLFLTLPFYKIKDTGTLLPLFIKHCEDGVKNLKTPAEIIKSFFERYTQTTDPKDIIDLLFRFIQYIERQVVLFDAVEDASFTKLNTTEDHSSLRSMLKKSEFNAELHEKIAKLIEDFSLRLVLTAHPTQFYPGSVLSIINDLTTAIKINDIVTINQLLQQLGKTPFFNKKSPTPVDEALSLTWYLENVFYFAAANIQSEIDSSLEEFNIPSKKAIELGFWPGGDRDGNPNVHAQDTIQVSKMLRQILFRCYYRDFRKLKRRITFRGVEETVYKVQDVLYKNAFDTNIEPANISEFLIENLNQIKDTLIEFHDGLFADLVDDLLRKVELFGSHFASLDIRQDSRVLRNVHAYCRQFKPIISLFPENFDELGEEEKIQLLSFKTAKVNYSGDADSLTTDTLQTIAGIRQIQQQNGELACHRYIISNCQQASDILQLMELFLWNGWDEKELTIDFVPLFETVSDLEGASQIMERLYTHPFYRKHLESRGNKQDIMLGFSDSTKDGGYLMANWSIFNAKVALTATSVAHNIQLAFFDGRGGPPSRGGGKTHRFYASMGKEIANKNIQLTIQGQTISSQYGSIDSAEFNIEQLINAGISSGLKEKHNILLDSPHKDILDVMAKDSFDAFVALRKHPLFLNYLERFSPLSLLSKITISSRPVKRSSGEKLRLEDLRAISFVTAWGQLKQNIPGFYGIGTALKNQEASGNWDKIRKTYQESGYFKTIIDNGMMSMSKTDFSITAHFAKDPEFGDFWKMLRDEYERSKEMLLKLAGHTTLMENYPVEKRSIAVREKIVLPLVLIQHFALENLQHQLDDEQLQSYEKLAIRTVYGIVNAGRNSA; from the coding sequence TCATTAAGAGCTTTTTTGAGCGATATACCCAAACAACAGACCCTAAGGATATTATAGATTTACTGTTCCGTTTTATTCAATATATCGAACGTCAGGTTGTATTATTTGATGCTGTTGAGGATGCTTCCTTTACAAAATTAAATACAACCGAAGACCACAGTTCCCTCCGGTCTATGTTGAAAAAAAGTGAATTCAACGCAGAGCTTCATGAAAAAATAGCCAAACTGATCGAAGATTTCTCGTTGCGCCTTGTACTTACCGCGCATCCGACACAATTCTATCCCGGCAGTGTACTTTCTATTATCAACGACCTGACTACAGCAATTAAGATCAATGACATTGTCACTATTAACCAATTACTGCAGCAACTAGGTAAAACTCCGTTTTTCAACAAGAAATCTCCAACACCGGTTGACGAAGCCTTAAGCTTAACCTGGTATCTGGAAAACGTTTTTTACTTTGCCGCAGCCAATATACAGTCAGAAATAGACAGTAGCCTGGAGGAATTTAATATCCCTTCAAAAAAAGCAATAGAACTTGGTTTCTGGCCAGGTGGAGACCGTGATGGTAACCCGAATGTGCACGCACAGGATACCATACAGGTTTCAAAGATGCTGCGTCAGATTTTATTCCGCTGTTATTACAGAGACTTCAGAAAACTGAAACGAAGAATTACTTTCAGAGGAGTGGAAGAAACAGTTTATAAAGTGCAGGATGTGCTTTATAAAAACGCTTTTGATACGAATATTGAGCCTGCAAATATTTCAGAATTCCTGATTGAAAACCTGAATCAGATTAAAGATACGCTGATTGAATTCCATGACGGTTTATTTGCGGACCTTGTAGACGACCTATTGCGCAAAGTTGAGCTTTTCGGCAGCCATTTTGCCTCTCTGGACATCAGACAGGATAGTAGAGTGCTTCGTAATGTTCATGCTTATTGCAGACAATTCAAACCTATTATCTCCCTTTTCCCTGAAAACTTCGATGAACTGGGAGAAGAAGAAAAAATACAGTTGCTTTCTTTCAAAACTGCAAAAGTAAATTATTCCGGTGATGCCGATTCGCTGACTACTGATACCTTGCAAACCATTGCCGGGATCAGACAGATTCAGCAGCAAAATGGAGAACTTGCCTGTCACCGTTATATTATCAGCAATTGCCAGCAGGCCAGCGATATCCTTCAACTCATGGAATTGTTTCTATGGAACGGTTGGGATGAAAAAGAACTGACCATAGATTTTGTACCGCTGTTTGAAACAGTAAGTGACCTGGAAGGTGCTTCACAGATTATGGAACGCTTATATACACATCCATTTTATAGAAAACACCTGGAAAGCAGAGGGAACAAACAAGATATTATGCTTGGCTTCTCAGACAGCACAAAGGATGGTGGTTATCTGATGGCTAACTGGTCTATTTTTAATGCCAAGGTAGCCCTGACTGCAACTTCGGTAGCGCATAACATACAATTGGCGTTTTTCGACGGTCGTGGTGGCCCTCCATCAAGAGGTGGAGGTAAAACTCACCGCTTTTACGCTTCCATGGGAAAAGAGATTGCCAATAAAAATATACAATTGACTATCCAGGGACAAACGATCAGTTCACAATACGGTTCTATTGATAGTGCAGAGTTTAATATTGAACAATTAATCAATGCAGGGATCTCATCCGGCCTGAAAGAAAAACACAATATTCTACTGGATTCACCACATAAGGATATTTTAGATGTGATGGCGAAGGATAGTTTTGATGCATTTGTAGCTTTACGTAAACATCCATTATTTTTAAATTACCTGGAGCGCTTCTCTCCGCTGAGTTTATTGTCTAAAATTACAATCAGCAGCAGACCAGTCAAAAGAAGTTCAGGTGAAAAACTGCGTTTAGAAGACCTTAGGGCAATCAGTTTTGTAACTGCCTGGGGACAACTGAAACAGAATATCCCAGGGTTTTATGGAATTGGTACTGCTTTAAAAAATCAGGAAGCCTCAGGAAATTGGGATAAGATCCGCAAAACCTACCAGGAATCTGGTTATTTTAAGACGATTATAGACAACGGAATGATGTCTATGAGCAAAACAGACTTTTCCATCACTGCACATTTTGCCAAAGATCCTGAATTCGGTGATTTCTGGAAAATGCTCCGTGATGAGTATGAACGCTCTAAAGAAATGCTTTTAAAATTAGCAGGGCACACTACCCTGATGGAAAACTATCCGGTAGAGAAAAGATCAATCGCAGTCAGAGAGAAGATTGTTCTTCCTTTAGTATTGATTCAGCATTTTGCTTTAGAGAACTTACAGCATCAGCTGGATGATGAACAACTTCAATCTTATGAAAAACTGGCCATCAGAACCGTTTACGGAATTGTAAATGCAGGTAGAAACTCTGCCTAA